One region of Primulina tabacum isolate GXHZ01 chromosome 1, ASM2559414v2, whole genome shotgun sequence genomic DNA includes:
- the LOC142517333 gene encoding LOB domain-containing protein 33-like — MTGLGSSCGACKFLRRRCTSDCVFAPYFCYEQAATHFSAVHKVFGASNVSKLLLHLPVHSRSDAAITISYEALARMHDPIYGCVAHIFALEQQVASIKEEIEMVGNQMANLGFDMARIAAPHETDHPYFVTQPSIGCDFIDNRGSLQSLPISHWGHESMNQVFSSHAGTLQKPGTENENSQAYLDSSILESLVEELNQDYYLHLTMAEEFSAINGR; from the exons ATGACGGGACTCGGCTCATCGTGTGGCGCTTGCAAGTTCTTGAGAAGACGGTGCACCAGCGACTGCGTCTTCGCGCCATACTTCTGTTACGAGCAGGCAGCGACGCACTTCTCAGCTGTTCACAAGGTTTTTGGAGCAAGTAACGTCTCAAAGTTATTGTTGCATCTCCCGGTGCACAGTAGAAGTGATGCGGCCATTACCATATCTTACGAGGCACTTGCACGTATGCATGACCCGATTTACGGTTGTGTAGCGCATATATTTGCTCTAGAGCAACAG GTGGCTAGCATAAAAGAGGAGATAGAAATGGTCGGAAATCAAATGGCTAATCTCGGATTCGACATGGCTAGAATCGCAGCACCTCATGAGACCGATCACCCGTACTTCGTTACACAGCCATCTATCGGGTGTGATTTCATAGACAACCGTGGTAGCCTACAGAGTTTGCCGATTTCGCACTGGGGGCATGAATCTATGAACCAAGTTTTCAGCAGCCATGCGGGGACGTTGCAAAAGCCTGGAACCGAGAATGAGAATTCTCAAGCATACTTAGATTCGAGTATCTTAGAAAGTCTTGTGGAAGAACTGAACCAAGATTACTATTTGCACCTCACCATGGCTGAAGAATTCAGTGCCATTAATGGAAGATGA
- the LOC142538412 gene encoding AT-hook motif nuclear-localized protein 15-like has translation MANRWWAGNVAMHQGHSLHLVNTAEDENAALNASNSSGSNPNQNPDDGENEEDLNPSGDLEISEPSSSSGRRPRGRPPGSKNKQKPPIVISKESPNALRSHVLEVSSGSDVSESIATFAQRRHCGVSVLSGSGIVTNVTIRQPSAPAGVITLQGRFEILSLSGAFLPAPSPPNASGLTVYLSGGQGQVVGGTVVGALMASGPVMIIAATFTNATYERLPMEDEATGEGMEMSSGANTGAIGGSGSTPHGLSANPPASSMPLYNLPQNLLPNGPDVFWAPPPRPPPY, from the coding sequence ATGGCGAATAGATGGTGGGCAGGAAATGTGGCGATGCATCAAGGTCACTCTCTTCACCTAGTAAACACCGCAGAAGATGAAAATGCAGCTCTGAATGCATCAAATAGTAGTGGAAGCAACCCTAACCAAAACCCTGATGATGGAGAAAACGAGGAAGATTTAAACCCTTCTGGGGATCTTGAAATCTCGGAACCATCCTCCAGCTCGGGACGCCGGCCGAGGGGAAGGCCGCCCGGTTCGAAGAATAAGCAAAAACCACCTATTGTTATCTCTAAAGAAAGCCCAAATGCCCTCCGTAGCCATGTCTTGGAAGTGAGCAGCGGTAGTGATGTTTCCGAGAGCATTGCGACCTTCGCACAGCGGCGCCATTGCGGTGTTTCGGTTTTGAGTGGTAGTGGGATTGTTACGAATGTGACGATACGCCAGCCTTCTGCTCCAGCTGGAGTGATCACCCTCCAGGGAAGATTCGAGATACTGTCATTGTCTGGAGCGTTTTTACCGGCTCCTTCTCCACCCAATGCTAGTGGGCTGACGGTGTACCTGTCTGGTGGTCAGGGGCAGGTGGTAGGGGGCACGGTTGTAGGTGCCTTGATGGCATCGGGCCCGGTGATGATTATTGCAGCAACTTTTACAAATGCGACTTATGAGAGGTTGCCAATGGAAGATGAGGCCACCGGAGAAGGAATGGAAATGTCGTCAGGAGCGAATACCGGGGCAATTGGTGGTTCAGGATCTACCCCTCATGGTTTGTCAGCGAATCCTCCGGCGTCATCCATGCCTCTCTATAACCTACCCCAAAATTTACTTCCCAACGGACCGGATGTCTTTTGGGCTCCCCCACCACGCCCTCCTCCTTATTGA